A region from the Salvelinus sp. IW2-2015 linkage group LG19, ASM291031v2, whole genome shotgun sequence genome encodes:
- the LOC111979779 gene encoding corticoliberin-like, giving the protein MKLNVFVSAVALLGAFQPRYECRAIETPGALDSFHNLQAELQQQLPILLRLGEEYFIRLDNSNQNSPQSSLSNTSPGAAARSTTVNRALLQFTQRLLQGKVGNSNRFLNSYANQMDDSMERGKRTWPGEEPPISLDLTFHLLREVLEMARDEQLVQQAYSNRKMMDIFGK; this is encoded by the coding sequence ATGAAGTTGAATGTCTTCGTTTCCGCTGTGGCTCTACTTGGTGCCTTCCAACCCCGCTATGAATGTAGAGCTATTGAAACCCCCGGAGCACTTGATTCATTCCACAATCTTCAGGCAGAGCTGCAACAGCAACTCCCTATTCTTCTGCGACTAGGAGAGGAGTACTTCATTCGGCTTGACAACTCCAATCAAAATTCGCCCCAGTCCTCATTGTCGAATACATCTCCTGGAGCTGCTGCGCGGTCAACAACGGTCAACAGGGCTTTACTTCAGTTTACGCAGCGTCTTCTGCAAGGTAAAGTCGGTAACAGCAATCGGTTTCTGAACAGCTACGCTAACCAGATGGATGATTccatggagagaggaaagaggacctGGCCGGGCGAAGAGCCACCGATCTCATTGGACCTGACGTTCCATCTGCTGAGGGAAGTTCTAGAAATGGCTCGAGACGAGCAATTAGTTCAGCAGGCATATAGTAACCGGAAAATGATGGACATATTCGGGAAATGA